The Methylomusa anaerophila genome has a segment encoding these proteins:
- the mfd gene encoding transcription-repair coupling factor, with protein sequence MLTLFATLRSDQQLRLAEKAYAAKCKQTLIYGVTGSQKSALIASAYQAAPRPTVIVATRSEGTEKLKSDLMAFLPETPVYDLPALDIVTFTVAAKSMELAARRMDVLSRMARGEKAIFIAVAEAAVQKVLPKQEFLNNRMSLSRGEMVAREELIATLVHFGYERVDQVDSPGQFCVRGGIIDIFAINRNLPVRIEFFGDEADSLREFDPVTQRSVTEIDLLDIMPVTEPETSGKPSVFLSYLPADASVIFDESSRIREQISQLVKENPELKQQVFGWNELTAAAQAVNVIYLSLLLQKIPNTEPEEIISITAKGVAPFHKQIELLVTELKGWQEKKYSTVIFMTTPDKAVSLQRNLVQEGVSAILAQDPQTPLIPGTVMVFSGAVSDGFEMPNARLAVLTELDIFGRQKKKRRPRLGKDQQISYFRDINIGDYVVHVNHGIGKYVGVKTLEVGGVHKDYLHIRYAGDDKLYVPTDQVHLLQKYIGAEGDVPRLSKMGGSDWIKAKSKAKAAVADMAKELVALYAERKIQPGYPFLPDTPWQQDFEDAFPFEETPDQLAAIAEVKRDMEEARPMDRLLCGDVGFGKTEVAIRAAFKAVMSRKQVAVLVPTTVLAQQHFQTFCARFSGFGPVVDVISRFRSAREQKATLKRLALGQVDVLIGTHRILQADVAFKDLGLLIVDEEQRFGVAQKEKLKKWKASLDVLTLSATPIPRTLHMSLVGARDMSIIETPPEDRFPVQSYVVEYNEEIIREAIVREMKRGGQVYFVYNRVQTIDKVRERLAEILPDAAIKTAHGQMAEEILEQVMLDFYEGRDEVLVCTSIIENGLDVPNANTIVVYDADHFGLSQLYQMRGRVGRSHRLAYAYFTYRRDKVISEVAEKRLQAIKEFAELGSGFKIAMRDLEIRGAGNLLGREQHGHIVTVGFEMYCRLLDEAIQEIKTGQVVEPPPEPVLEFNIDAYLSGDYISDAMNKIEIYQRIAAIRSEEHVQELLDELIDRFGEPPAPVVNLLNVARIKNTARHLGVRSIIEQAGRVEIVFGDFPNVAPDGIVNARNLYPGKITFVPGPPQAVRLATARLSLPLFEVLLKILTTLAGMENRGKVGAASRG encoded by the coding sequence ATGTTGACTTTGTTTGCCACCCTGCGCAGCGATCAGCAGCTACGCTTGGCAGAAAAGGCTTACGCGGCAAAATGTAAACAAACTTTGATATACGGAGTCACCGGTTCACAAAAAAGCGCTTTAATAGCTTCCGCCTACCAGGCAGCACCCCGGCCGACCGTGATCGTGGCCACCCGCTCCGAGGGCACGGAGAAGCTAAAGTCGGATTTGATGGCGTTTCTTCCTGAAACGCCTGTTTATGATCTGCCGGCACTGGACATTGTAACTTTTACGGTGGCTGCCAAAAGTATGGAGCTGGCTGCACGGCGCATGGATGTCCTAAGCCGCATGGCACGGGGAGAGAAAGCCATCTTTATAGCTGTGGCTGAAGCGGCAGTGCAAAAAGTATTGCCTAAGCAGGAATTCCTGAATAACCGCATGTCTCTGTCCCGCGGCGAAATGGTGGCCAGGGAAGAACTGATAGCCACTTTGGTCCACTTTGGCTATGAGCGTGTTGACCAAGTGGATAGCCCCGGCCAGTTCTGCGTTCGGGGCGGCATCATTGATATTTTTGCCATTAACCGGAATTTGCCGGTAAGAATTGAATTCTTTGGCGATGAGGCCGACTCTTTGCGGGAGTTCGACCCTGTAACGCAGCGGTCGGTAACAGAGATTGACCTTCTTGATATTATGCCGGTCACTGAACCGGAAACCAGCGGCAAGCCGTCGGTCTTTCTATCCTACTTGCCGGCCGACGCCAGTGTTATTTTTGATGAGTCCTCCCGCATCCGGGAACAAATAAGCCAACTGGTAAAAGAGAATCCGGAACTCAAGCAGCAAGTGTTTGGCTGGAATGAACTAACGGCGGCGGCTCAGGCTGTGAATGTAATTTATTTGTCGCTGTTGCTGCAAAAGATACCTAACACCGAGCCGGAAGAGATCATCAGTATTACTGCTAAAGGTGTTGCCCCCTTCCATAAGCAGATTGAACTGCTGGTAACTGAATTGAAAGGTTGGCAGGAGAAAAAATATAGCACTGTAATTTTCATGACCACCCCCGATAAGGCCGTTTCTTTGCAGCGGAATCTGGTTCAGGAGGGAGTTAGCGCTATTTTGGCTCAGGATCCGCAAACCCCTCTCATTCCAGGTACGGTTATGGTATTTTCCGGCGCAGTGTCCGATGGATTTGAAATGCCAAATGCCAGGCTGGCGGTATTGACTGAACTGGATATATTCGGCCGGCAAAAAAAGAAACGGCGGCCCCGGCTGGGAAAAGATCAGCAGATATCCTACTTCCGGGACATCAACATCGGGGACTATGTGGTTCATGTGAACCACGGGATTGGTAAATATGTAGGGGTGAAAACCCTGGAAGTCGGCGGCGTGCACAAAGACTATCTCCACATTCGCTACGCGGGGGATGATAAGCTATATGTGCCGACAGACCAGGTCCACTTGCTGCAAAAGTATATCGGAGCGGAAGGAGATGTTCCGCGCTTAAGTAAAATGGGCGGCAGCGATTGGATTAAAGCGAAATCCAAGGCTAAAGCCGCAGTTGCCGACATGGCCAAGGAACTGGTTGCGCTGTATGCCGAGCGTAAGATTCAGCCAGGCTACCCATTTCTTCCCGATACTCCCTGGCAACAAGATTTTGAAGACGCATTCCCGTTTGAAGAAACTCCCGACCAGCTGGCAGCTATTGCCGAGGTCAAACGGGACATGGAAGAAGCCCGGCCTATGGACCGGCTTTTATGCGGTGATGTGGGCTTTGGCAAGACGGAAGTGGCCATTCGGGCTGCGTTCAAGGCTGTTATGAGCCGTAAACAGGTAGCTGTCCTGGTTCCTACCACTGTGTTGGCGCAGCAGCATTTCCAAACGTTTTGCGCCAGATTTTCCGGTTTTGGGCCGGTTGTGGATGTTATCAGCCGGTTTCGCAGCGCGCGGGAACAGAAGGCCACCCTGAAACGGCTGGCATTAGGTCAGGTGGATGTACTGATAGGTACTCACCGTATTCTGCAGGCGGATGTTGCTTTTAAGGATTTAGGACTTTTGATTGTGGATGAAGAACAACGGTTTGGTGTGGCCCAGAAAGAAAAACTTAAGAAGTGGAAAGCTAGTTTGGATGTTCTCACATTAAGCGCCACGCCTATTCCGCGAACTCTGCACATGTCCCTGGTTGGCGCCAGAGACATGAGCATTATCGAGACGCCGCCCGAGGATCGTTTTCCCGTGCAGAGCTATGTGGTTGAGTATAACGAAGAGATTATCAGGGAAGCCATTGTGCGGGAGATGAAACGTGGCGGTCAGGTATATTTTGTCTACAACCGGGTCCAGACTATTGACAAGGTCCGTGAACGGCTGGCCGAAATATTGCCTGATGCTGCTATTAAGACGGCACATGGCCAAATGGCGGAAGAAATATTAGAGCAGGTCATGCTCGATTTTTATGAAGGGCGGGATGAAGTACTGGTGTGTACCAGTATTATTGAGAACGGCCTGGATGTACCCAATGCCAATACAATCGTTGTTTACGACGCCGATCATTTTGGCCTGTCCCAGCTCTATCAGATGCGGGGGAGGGTAGGGCGCTCCCACCGTTTGGCTTACGCATATTTTACCTATCGGCGGGATAAAGTTATAAGTGAAGTAGCGGAGAAGCGTCTGCAGGCTATCAAGGAATTTGCCGAACTGGGATCGGGTTTTAAAATTGCCATGCGTGACCTTGAAATTCGCGGCGCCGGCAACCTTCTTGGCCGGGAACAGCATGGACATATTGTCACTGTTGGTTTTGAAATGTATTGCCGTCTATTGGATGAGGCCATACAGGAAATCAAAACCGGGCAAGTGGTTGAACCGCCGCCTGAGCCTGTACTTGAATTTAATATTGACGCTTATCTTTCCGGTGACTACATTAGTGATGCTATGAATAAAATTGAAATTTACCAGCGTATTGCCGCTATCAGGAGCGAGGAGCATGTACAGGAGCTTTTGGATGAATTGATTGATCGTTTCGGCGAACCACCGGCACCGGTAGTTAATTTACTGAATGTAGCCCGTATTAAAAATACGGCGCGTCATCTGGGTGTTCGTTCCATTATTGAACAAGCGGGGCGAGTTGAAATAGTCTTTGGCGATTTTCCCAATGTAGCTCCCGACGGAATCGTGAATGCCCGCAATCTATATCCCGGCAAAATCACTTTTGTTCCCGGTCCGCCGCAAGCTGTTCGTCTGGCAACCGCCCGTTTATCTTTACCCCTTTTTGAGGTATTGCTCAAAATATTGACAACCTTGGCCGGCATGGAAAACCGGGGTAAAGTAGGTGCGGCAAGCCGCGGGTGA
- the spoVT gene encoding stage V sporulation protein T: MKATGIVRRIDDLGRVVIPKEIRRTLRIREGDPLEIYVDREGEVILKKYSPVGELGDFAKEYADSLYEAINHVILIADRDNVVAVAGASKKEFLNKPLGPAVEKVMEERKTTVINNPGEYKHCQGCAANCEDEETCKFTAEVISPIIVEGDAIGAVIICSKEPGVQMGDMEVKLAETAAGFLAKQMSQ, encoded by the coding sequence GTGAAAGCAACGGGAATTGTACGTAGAATTGACGATCTTGGCCGAGTTGTAATACCAAAAGAAATCAGACGCACTCTTAGAATACGTGAAGGTGATCCGCTGGAAATATATGTTGACCGCGAAGGCGAGGTCATCTTGAAAAAGTATTCCCCTGTGGGGGAATTAGGCGATTTCGCCAAAGAGTATGCGGACTCTCTATATGAGGCCATCAATCATGTGATTTTAATCGCGGATCGCGATAATGTAGTAGCGGTTGCCGGGGCTTCTAAAAAAGAGTTTCTCAACAAACCGCTTGGCCCTGCCGTGGAAAAGGTTATGGAGGAGCGGAAAACCACGGTTATTAACAACCCTGGTGAGTACAAACACTGCCAAGGCTGCGCTGCTAACTGTGAGGATGAGGAAACCTGCAAATTCACGGCGGAGGTTATTTCGCCTATTATTGTAGAAGGTGATGCCATCGGCGCAGTTATCATCTGTTCCAAAGAACCGGGTGTGCAGATGGGGGACATGGAAGTCAAGCTGGCCGAGACGGCAGCGGGGTTCCTGGCTAAACAAATGTCGCAATAA
- a CDS encoding putative polysaccharide biosynthesis protein: protein MSKDTFLKGAFILTVAGIVVKIIGSVNRILLSRLLGGEGVGLYQMAYPIYLLALSISSAGIPVAISIIVAEKLALHDYRGAKRVFHISLGVLAATGLIFTFLLYYGAGWLIEHQFVRDVRAYYAIAALAPAIFFVTVLSSYRGYFQGLQMMTPTAVSQIFEQLFRVVTMIALAYLLLPRGLEYAAAGASFGAGPGAAAGLMVLLYFYWRHNSEFQHHMNMQPKVRQESGFRIVGRIIKLALPVSLANIMLPVVSNIDLLIVPPRLEAAGHTVEQATESFGYLTGMAIPLVNLATILTSSLAASLVPAVSGAYTLGNKQSIYQRTATAMRIANLITIPSFVGMWLLATPISQMLYGTPNAGICIAILSVGIFLLGFHQVTTGVLQGLGHTTIPVVNMAISAVVKIIMSWLLTAMPELGIRGAAWATVADFGVAAVLNMYFVYRYVGFSINLTDTFKAALASAVMGGTVLMVYDAMMTYTLHNSISTLGAILSGLTVFGIVILLVGGIEARDIEQIPKVGSILAKTLRTLKLLRR from the coding sequence TTGAGTAAAGATACGTTTCTAAAAGGTGCTTTCATCCTTACGGTGGCCGGTATTGTTGTTAAAATTATCGGTTCGGTAAACCGCATTCTATTATCGCGGTTATTAGGCGGTGAAGGCGTCGGTCTGTATCAAATGGCTTACCCCATATACCTGCTGGCTTTAAGTATATCTTCCGCCGGTATTCCGGTAGCCATTTCCATTATTGTTGCTGAAAAGCTGGCTCTCCATGATTATCGCGGTGCCAAGCGCGTGTTTCATATATCACTTGGCGTTCTTGCCGCTACCGGCCTCATTTTTACTTTTCTGTTATATTATGGCGCAGGCTGGCTGATTGAGCACCAATTCGTACGGGACGTCCGGGCCTATTATGCCATCGCCGCCTTGGCGCCGGCAATATTTTTTGTTACCGTTTTGTCCAGTTACCGGGGTTATTTCCAGGGATTGCAGATGATGACACCCACCGCTGTATCTCAGATTTTTGAGCAACTCTTCCGGGTTGTCACCATGATTGCCCTTGCCTATCTGCTGCTGCCCCGCGGACTTGAGTATGCGGCGGCGGGGGCCAGCTTTGGAGCCGGCCCGGGTGCGGCAGCCGGACTTATGGTGCTCTTATATTTCTATTGGCGGCATAACTCAGAGTTTCAACACCATATGAATATGCAGCCAAAGGTCAGGCAGGAATCCGGATTTAGGATTGTCGGCCGGATCATCAAGCTTGCTTTGCCGGTATCGCTGGCCAACATCATGCTCCCGGTTGTATCTAACATTGATCTGCTTATTGTTCCCCCGCGGCTGGAAGCCGCCGGCCACACCGTCGAGCAGGCAACGGAGTCATTTGGGTATTTAACAGGCATGGCTATTCCATTAGTAAATTTGGCTACCATTCTTACCTCATCCCTTGCCGCCAGTTTAGTGCCGGCGGTGTCGGGAGCCTATACCTTGGGAAATAAACAGAGCATATATCAGCGGACGGCGACCGCCATGCGCATAGCCAACCTGATTACCATTCCCAGTTTTGTAGGCATGTGGCTGTTGGCCACTCCTATTTCCCAAATGCTGTACGGCACCCCGAATGCGGGAATCTGCATTGCGATTCTGTCGGTCGGCATATTCCTTCTCGGCTTTCACCAAGTTACCACCGGGGTGCTGCAAGGACTGGGTCATACTACCATTCCTGTCGTCAATATGGCCATATCCGCCGTGGTAAAGATTATTATGAGCTGGCTGCTTACCGCTATGCCTGAACTGGGGATTCGGGGCGCCGCCTGGGCAACTGTCGCCGATTTCGGCGTCGCGGCCGTATTAAACATGTATTTTGTATACCGGTATGTAGGCTTTAGTATTAATCTGACCGATACGTTTAAGGCTGCTTTGGCTTCCGCCGTCATGGGCGGAACAGTGCTGATGGTTTATGACGCAATGATGACATATACCCTGCATAATTCAATCTCCACTCTTGGCGCGATTTTATCGGGGCTGACGGTGTTTGGGATTGTCATCCTGCTGGTGGGGGGGATCGAAGCCAGAGATATTGAGCAAATCCCGAAAGTCGGGAGCATTTTAGCCAAAACATTACGTACTTTGAAGTTACTAAGGAGATAA
- the yabN gene encoding bifunctional methyltransferase/pyrophosphohydrolase YabN, translating into MVRGEINIIGLGPGSFNHITLETWDTIKQAKFLLLRTAIHPSVAGLTERGLIFESFDRLYEKFDTFDHVYQAIADAVIEKAKTRGQVVYAVPGSPLVAEKTVEMIISQTQGSDIKVHITPGMSFLEVLYARLRLDPINGVTILDAADLRDIPPNLNTALVITQVFSRQVASNTKLLLMDHYDDEFPVTFVRNLGMADEEITTIPLFELDRQPAIDHLTSVYIPPKPQKAKGFSLDPVVDVMARLRSPGGCVWDIEQTHASLRRYIVEEVYEVLEAIDLADGDKLCEELGDLLLQIIFHARIAEECGIFSMQDVIDQVTEKMVRRHPHVFGNITVRDAAEVIANWEQIKKQEKAGERTHVLDGVPKGLPSLMSAYKLQAKAAKVGFDWDDIGPVWDKVAEELEELRAAACQAGIIAGKQDNNNQNDNNYKNVEAELGDVLFTIVNLARFMGVEPETALNAANKKFMRRFDYIESKVKESGKNWDTFTLNELNWLWNEAKHSQK; encoded by the coding sequence ATGGTGCGAGGAGAAATTAACATCATAGGGCTGGGGCCGGGATCTTTCAACCATATTACGCTGGAAACATGGGATACTATAAAACAAGCCAAGTTCCTGCTGTTGCGTACGGCCATACATCCAAGCGTGGCCGGTCTAACTGAGCGTGGCCTTATCTTTGAAAGTTTTGACAGGTTATATGAGAAGTTCGATACATTTGATCATGTTTACCAGGCCATTGCCGACGCCGTCATAGAAAAGGCAAAGACGCGGGGGCAAGTGGTGTATGCCGTTCCCGGCAGTCCGCTTGTTGCTGAAAAAACGGTAGAGATGATTATTAGTCAAACACAGGGCTCGGATATTAAAGTGCATATCACACCCGGCATGAGTTTTCTGGAAGTACTGTATGCCAGACTCCGGCTTGACCCGATAAATGGGGTTACTATATTGGATGCCGCTGACTTACGGGATATTCCGCCTAACCTGAATACTGCCTTAGTTATTACCCAGGTATTCAGTCGTCAGGTTGCTTCCAATACCAAACTCCTCTTGATGGACCATTACGACGATGAGTTTCCGGTAACCTTTGTTCGCAATTTGGGAATGGCTGACGAGGAAATCACCACCATACCTTTATTTGAACTGGATCGTCAACCGGCAATTGATCACCTGACAAGCGTTTATATACCGCCAAAGCCGCAAAAGGCTAAGGGTTTTTCCCTTGATCCGGTGGTGGACGTCATGGCTCGCCTTCGCTCACCCGGGGGATGTGTATGGGACATTGAACAGACCCATGCCAGTCTTCGGCGTTATATTGTCGAAGAAGTCTACGAAGTTTTGGAGGCTATTGATCTGGCTGATGGGGACAAGCTGTGTGAAGAACTGGGAGACCTGCTGCTGCAAATTATATTTCATGCCCGTATTGCTGAAGAGTGTGGCATTTTTTCCATGCAGGATGTCATTGACCAGGTAACGGAAAAAATGGTACGGCGTCATCCTCACGTTTTTGGAAACATTACCGTTCGCGATGCCGCTGAGGTAATCGCAAATTGGGAACAGATCAAGAAACAGGAAAAAGCCGGCGAGCGAACGCATGTACTGGATGGTGTTCCCAAAGGGTTGCCAAGCTTGATGAGCGCTTACAAACTGCAGGCAAAAGCGGCCAAAGTCGGTTTCGACTGGGATGATATCGGACCTGTTTGGGATAAAGTTGCCGAAGAACTGGAGGAATTAAGGGCGGCAGCCTGCCAGGCGGGTATAATTGCCGGCAAACAGGATAACAATAATCAAAATGATAATAATTACAAAAATGTTGAAGCTGAGCTGGGCGATGTATTGTTTACTATCGTGAATTTGGCCCGCTTTATGGGGGTTGAACCTGAGACGGCGCTTAATGCCGCAAATAAAAAATTTATGCGGCGATTCGACTACATAGAGTCCAAAGTAAAAGAAAGTGGCAAAAATTGGGATACTTTTACATTAAACGAGCTTAATTGGTTATGGAATGAGGCTAAACATAGCCAAAAATGA
- a CDS encoding HU family DNA-binding protein translates to MNKTDLVKAVAQKADTTQKDAEKAINAIFAAIEEALAKDDKVQIIGFGTFEVKVREERKGRNPQTGQEITIPASKNPVFKAGKGLKDAVNA, encoded by the coding sequence GTGAATAAAACTGACTTGGTCAAAGCCGTAGCCCAAAAGGCAGACACCACTCAAAAGGATGCTGAAAAAGCAATCAACGCTATTTTTGCTGCAATTGAAGAAGCCTTAGCTAAAGATGACAAAGTACAAATTATTGGCTTCGGAACCTTTGAAGTTAAGGTTAGAGAAGAACGTAAAGGGCGCAATCCACAAACCGGTCAAGAAATTACTATTCCTGCTTCCAAAAATCCTGTGTTCAAAGCCGGCAAAGGTTTGAAGGACGCAGTTAACGCATAG
- a CDS encoding response regulator has product MIGKILIVDDELNIRELIKFNLEKAGYKVLEAGDGQSAVSATRSERPDLIVLDIMLPGIDGLEVCRIVKNSRETTAIPIIMLTAKNEEIDKVIGLELGADDYLTKPFSPRELLARIKAVLRRSQKENISGGELVVGRLKLNFSRYEAYLGSEKLELTPKEYEMLKLFVTNIGKVFTREQLLEKVWGYEYFGDTRTVDVHVRHLRVKLCQDAEIADAIETVRGVGYRFRDI; this is encoded by the coding sequence GTGATAGGAAAGATATTGATTGTTGATGATGAACTCAATATTCGCGAGCTTATAAAGTTTAATTTGGAAAAAGCCGGCTATAAAGTGCTGGAAGCAGGCGATGGACAAAGTGCCGTCAGCGCCACTAGATCCGAACGTCCTGATTTAATTGTACTTGATATTATGCTGCCGGGCATTGATGGATTAGAGGTATGCCGTATTGTTAAAAATTCCCGGGAAACTACTGCCATTCCGATTATTATGCTCACAGCCAAGAATGAGGAAATTGATAAAGTTATTGGCCTTGAACTGGGGGCCGACGATTATCTCACAAAACCCTTTAGCCCGCGCGAGCTTTTAGCGAGAATTAAAGCAGTTCTGCGCCGCAGTCAAAAGGAGAACATCAGCGGCGGTGAACTGGTTGTTGGAAGACTGAAACTTAATTTTAGCCGCTATGAAGCCTACCTTGGCTCCGAGAAGCTGGAACTGACACCGAAGGAATACGAGATGCTAAAGCTATTTGTCACTAATATTGGTAAAGTGTTTACACGCGAGCAATTGCTCGAAAAAGTTTGGGGATATGAATATTTCGGGGATACAAGGACGGTGGATGTACACGTCCGCCATCTCAGAGTCAAGTTGTGCCAGGATGCGGAAATTGCCGATGCTATTGAGACGGTTCGCGGTGTAGGTTACCGTTTTCGCGATATCTGA
- the pstB gene encoding phosphate ABC transporter ATP-binding protein PstB, translating to MNYKIQVSKLKLYYGDVLALKKVSIDIAENSVLALIGPSGCGKSTFLKTLNRMNDLIEGVKIEGEILLDGENIYHPKVDIVMLRKRVGMVFQRPNPFPMSIYDNIAFGPRIHGLNDRARLDQIVEKSLTDAVLWEEVKDRLHSSAMGLSGGQQQRLCIARLLAVEPEILLMDEPCSALDPISTMKIEELVTELKTNYTIVMVTHNMQQAARVSDYTGFFLSGDLVEHDKTDAIFTRPQDKRTEDYITGRFG from the coding sequence ATGAACTATAAAATTCAGGTTAGTAAGCTGAAATTATATTACGGGGACGTGCTTGCTTTAAAGAAAGTCTCCATTGACATAGCCGAAAATAGCGTATTGGCGCTTATTGGCCCATCCGGTTGCGGTAAGTCCACTTTTTTGAAGACTCTTAACCGGATGAACGATTTAATTGAAGGTGTTAAAATCGAAGGCGAAATTCTATTGGATGGAGAAAACATTTACCACCCCAAAGTTGATATTGTAATGCTCCGAAAACGGGTGGGGATGGTATTCCAACGCCCTAATCCTTTCCCTATGTCTATCTATGATAATATTGCTTTTGGCCCGAGAATTCACGGTTTGAATGACAGAGCCAGACTGGATCAAATCGTGGAGAAAAGTTTGACTGACGCGGTTCTATGGGAGGAAGTAAAAGACCGGCTGCATTCCTCAGCCATGGGCCTGTCGGGCGGACAGCAGCAACGTTTGTGTATTGCCCGTTTGCTGGCCGTAGAACCTGAAATCCTTTTAATGGATGAGCCTTGTTCCGCACTTGATCCTATTTCCACTATGAAGATTGAAGAATTGGTAACTGAGCTTAAAACAAATTATACGATTGTTATGGTTACACATAATATGCAACAGGCAGCCCGCGTTTCCGATTATACCGGTTTCTTCTTAAGCGGTGATTTAGTTGAGCATGACAAAACCGACGCCATATTCACCAGGCCACAGGACAAGCGGACCGAGGACTACATCACAGGCCGGTTTGGATAA
- the phoU gene encoding phosphate signaling complex protein PhoU produces the protein MTVRQSYDLELEELRLSLLEMGRRVSTAIDDAVGALAQQRMDLAQKVIESDDLIDQMEIDIEDKCMVLIARQQPMARDLRIIGTGLKITTDLERMGDHAYDIAKITLSLGNQPLLKPLVDIPRMAQKAQNMLKAALTAYINLDINLAEEVCLADDGVDHLYNQVFRELLTFMMEDPRKITQATQLLFVARYLERIADHITNIAEWTIYLVTGQRRRKK, from the coding sequence ATGACAGTGCGGCAAAGCTATGATCTTGAACTCGAAGAGTTGCGGCTCAGCCTTCTGGAAATGGGGAGAAGGGTTTCGACTGCCATTGATGATGCGGTTGGTGCTTTGGCACAGCAGCGCATGGATCTTGCCCAAAAGGTGATTGAGAGCGACGATTTAATTGACCAGATGGAAATCGATATTGAAGATAAATGTATGGTGCTTATCGCCAGGCAGCAGCCGATGGCCCGCGATCTGAGAATTATTGGTACGGGCCTGAAGATAACTACTGACCTGGAGCGGATGGGGGATCATGCGTATGATATTGCCAAAATTACGTTAAGCTTGGGTAATCAGCCGCTGTTAAAGCCTTTGGTTGATATCCCTCGTATGGCGCAAAAGGCTCAGAATATGCTTAAAGCCGCTCTTACCGCCTACATCAATCTTGATATCAACCTGGCTGAGGAAGTGTGCCTGGCTGACGATGGCGTTGACCATTTGTATAACCAGGTATTCCGGGAACTTTTAACCTTCATGATGGAAGATCCCCGTAAAATTACGCAAGCCACCCAACTGCTTTTCGTAGCCCGGTATTTGGAGCGAATCGCCGACCATATCACTAACATTGCCGAATGGACTATCTATCTAGTAACCGGCCAACGGCGCAGGAAGAAGTAG